Below is a genomic region from Deinococcus koreensis.
TGCGGCCCGCCGTAGTAGCTTCGCCCCGTCTGCACGTCCCGCAGGTTCCACCCCGTCCAGAGTGTCAATATGACCAGCCCTGTCCACCACAGCAGATGCAGCGGCGGATGCGCCCCCCACAGAGAGCGGCGGATCGTGGCCGAGTGCCCGAGTTCCTGCATGGCCTGGGCGCTCGCCTGCGCTCCCGGCACGCCCTCCAGCCGGAGCTGCTGCACCCGTTCGTGCAGGTGGGAGCGGAGTTCGGCCTGGGCGTCCAGACGGGCCCGGCGGGCCAGGCCCCGGGTGGCGGCGCGCACAAACCGCTCCTCGGCGTTCACGCGAACTCCAGATAGGGGCGCAGGGCGGCGGCGTGGGCGCGTTGTTCGTCTCGCTGGCGCCCGAGTTCCTTCAGGCCGCTGTCGGTCAGGTGGTAGTACTTGCGGGGCGGCCCGCCGGAGTCGCTGGGGCGCGTCTCGGCGCGAATCAGCCCCCGCTGCTCCAGGCGGTGCAGGGCCGGGTACAGCGTGCCTTCCTTGAAGCTGAAGTGGCCGTTCGTGGTGGCCTGCACGTCCTGAATGATCCGCAGCCCGTACAGCGGGCCGGCTTCCAGGCTGGCGAGCAGCAGGAAGTCCAGCGTGCCGCGCAA
It encodes:
- a CDS encoding PadR family transcriptional regulator, with protein sequence MHRRGGDGNLLRGTLDFLLLASLEAGPLYGLRIIQDVQATTNGHFSFKEGTLYPALHRLEQRGLIRAETRPSDSGGPPRKYYHLTDSGLKELGRQRDEQRAHAAALRPYLEFA